One window from the genome of [Clostridium] celerecrescens 18A encodes:
- a CDS encoding flagellar biosynthetic protein FliQ, whose amino-acid sequence MTDVAVNSLMYELFGLVVKMAGPVLIVSMVIGIIISIIQAATQIHEQTITFVPKLIVIGLMLLMMGDHMMTTLSDFTINIFNTMLK is encoded by the coding sequence ATGACGGATGTAGCAGTGAACAGCCTAATGTATGAGTTATTCGGTTTGGTGGTTAAAATGGCTGGTCCCGTGCTGATCGTCAGCATGGTCATCGGTATCATTATTTCCATAATACAGGCAGCAACCCAGATCCATGAACAAACCATTACCTTTGTTCCGAAGCTGATTGTAATTGGCCTGATGCTTTTGATGATGGGGGATCATATGATGACTACACTCAGTGATTTTACTATCAATATTTTTAATACCATGCTCAAATAA
- the flgC gene encoding flagellar basal body rod protein FlgC gives MSFLSSMNISASAMTAQRLRLDIASENIANIDTTRTEAGGPYQRKMVVLESRNENNFRRIMMNAAGISRQQSTGGVRVSQIVQDTSPYKSVYNPEHPDADENGYVQMPNVDLLKETVDSMSAYRSYEANITAFNAIKMMASKALEIGK, from the coding sequence ATGTCATTTTTAAGTTCCATGAATATTAGTGCGTCGGCAATGACCGCCCAGCGGCTTCGACTGGATATTGCATCGGAGAACATTGCTAATATTGATACGACGAGGACGGAAGCAGGCGGGCCATACCAGAGAAAAATGGTAGTACTTGAATCCAGGAATGAAAATAACTTCCGAAGAATTATGATGAATGCAGCCGGCATAAGCAGGCAGCAGAGCACAGGTGGCGTAAGGGTTTCACAGATCGTGCAAGACACGAGTCCCTATAAGTCCGTTTACAATCCGGAACATCCGGATGCGGATGAAAACGGCTATGTGCAGATGCCTAATGTGGATTTGCTAAAAGAAACAGTAGACAGTATGTCTGCATACCGGTCCTATGAGGCCAACATAACAGCATTTAATGCCATAAAGATGATGGCCTCCAAGGCATTGGAAATTGGAAAGTAA
- the fliP gene encoding flagellar type III secretion system pore protein FliP (The bacterial flagellar biogenesis protein FliP forms a type III secretion system (T3SS)-type pore required for flagellar assembly.), which produces MNTDALININGGRVPTLELFLILTIISLLPSILVMMTSFTRIIIVLSFTRNALGVQQSPPNMVLVGIALFLTLFIMDPVLKDVNTNAYQPYVREEINQQEALNRATVPMKRFMLKQTKTDTLNVFMDLSKTEKPENIEELPMTVVIPSFMTSELERAFTAGFMIYLPFLLVDIIVSSTLMSMGMVMLPPAMISLPFKLLLFVTVNGWELLFSNLVNSFHY; this is translated from the coding sequence ATGAATACAGATGCCTTGATTAATATTAATGGCGGCCGGGTGCCGACTCTGGAGCTTTTCCTCATCTTGACCATCATTTCCCTGCTGCCATCGATCCTGGTGATGATGACTTCCTTTACAAGGATTATCATTGTCTTATCTTTTACCAGAAATGCCTTGGGAGTTCAGCAGAGTCCTCCCAATATGGTGCTGGTTGGAATAGCATTATTTCTAACACTGTTCATTATGGACCCGGTGTTAAAGGATGTGAACACCAATGCTTACCAACCTTATGTCAGGGAGGAGATAAACCAGCAGGAGGCACTTAACCGGGCGACAGTTCCTATGAAACGGTTTATGCTCAAGCAGACGAAGACGGACACTTTGAATGTGTTTATGGATTTGTCCAAAACCGAAAAGCCGGAGAACATTGAGGAACTTCCTATGACAGTAGTGATACCATCTTTTATGACTTCAGAGCTGGAGCGGGCCTTTACGGCGGGTTTTATGATTTATCTGCCGTTTTTACTGGTTGATATTATTGTGTCCAGCACTTTGATGTCCATGGGTATGGTCATGCTGCCGCCGGCTATGATATCCCTTCCATTTAAATTACTGTTGTTTGTAACGGTTAATGGCTGGGAGCTGCTGTTTTCTAATTTGGTTAACAGCTTCCATTACTGA
- a CDS encoding response regulator, whose amino-acid sequence MAKILLVDDAAFMRMMIKDTLSKNGYTDLYEASDGAQAVQMFSEITPDLVIMDITMPNMDGLEALKLIKAKSPDAAVVMCSAMGQESMVIEAIKSGAKDFIVKPFKPDRILKTVTGIIG is encoded by the coding sequence ATGGCGAAAATATTATTAGTAGATGATGCGGCATTTATGAGAATGATGATTAAGGATACGTTGTCTAAAAACGGATACACCGATTTATACGAGGCGTCTGACGGAGCTCAGGCTGTACAGATGTTTTCTGAAATAACCCCGGATCTTGTGATCATGGACATTACAATGCCTAACATGGATGGTCTGGAAGCATTAAAATTAATAAAGGCAAAATCCCCGGATGCAGCCGTAGTTATGTGCTCTGCCATGGGACAGGAGAGCATGGTAATCGAAGCGATCAAATCAGGAGCTAAAGATTTTATTGTAAAGCCCTTTAAACCGGACAGAATTCTTAAAACTGTCACAGGCATTATCGGTTAG
- a CDS encoding flagellar motor switch protein FliM: protein MAEVLSQNQIDALLNSLQGTNELSQEIERNEDEIKYRKYDFYSPKKFTKDRLKVLGSIFDNYSRIAGSQINSLFRTSSELSVVTVEEQRYYEFSNALSDNDVLTLVNVTLPDHSKNPPLLINASMPLMLSLIDRMLGGLGKETSVGLSYSYTEIEMALYRRVIQYVIAPLKDSWSSYISLNFELERLEENPSMFQEIGVDETIVIIVIDVEMEGCSGRLSLCIPGNLLINTFSIIDKRRASAMGDEENSQDTKLEILNNIRATDLMVRAKVGESVITLDDVYNLHVGDVINLGAPKESDIKLYVEDQPWFKGQLGVHKRNTAVRIEGLVEEGNYQAGEN, encoded by the coding sequence ATGGCTGAAGTATTATCCCAAAATCAAATTGATGCGCTGCTCAATTCCCTACAGGGAACAAATGAGCTGAGCCAGGAGATTGAAAGAAACGAAGATGAAATAAAGTATAGGAAATATGATTTTTACAGTCCTAAAAAATTTACAAAAGACAGGCTTAAAGTTTTAGGAAGTATATTCGATAATTATTCCAGAATTGCTGGATCACAGATAAACAGTCTGTTTCGGACTTCCAGTGAACTGTCAGTCGTTACGGTAGAGGAGCAGCGGTATTATGAATTCAGCAACGCCCTCAGTGATAATGATGTCCTTACCCTTGTCAATGTGACTTTGCCGGATCATTCCAAGAATCCGCCTCTTTTAATCAATGCAAGCATGCCATTAATGCTTAGCTTAATCGACCGCATGCTGGGGGGCCTGGGGAAAGAAACTAGTGTTGGGCTATCTTACTCCTATACGGAAATAGAGATGGCTTTATACCGCAGAGTGATCCAATATGTGATAGCGCCATTAAAGGATTCCTGGTCAAGTTACATTAGTCTTAACTTTGAACTGGAGAGGTTGGAAGAAAACCCCAGCATGTTTCAGGAAATCGGTGTGGATGAAACCATAGTAATCATCGTCATTGATGTGGAAATGGAAGGCTGCTCTGGGAGACTAAGTCTCTGTATCCCAGGAAATCTCCTGATAAACACATTCAGTATTATAGACAAGCGAAGAGCCAGTGCTATGGGAGATGAAGAAAACAGTCAGGATACAAAGCTTGAAATCCTGAACAACATCAGGGCCACTGACTTAATGGTTCGTGCTAAAGTAGGAGAGTCTGTTATTACTCTGGATGATGTTTATAATCTTCATGTGGGAGACGTCATCAACTTAGGAGCGCCTAAGGAATCCGACATCAAGCTGTATGTGGAAGACCAGCCATGGTTTAAGGGACAGCTGGGTGTTCACAAAAGGAATACAGCAGTTCGGATTGAAGGTCTTGTAGAAGAAGGAAATTACCAGGCTGGTGAAAACTGA
- the fliN gene encoding flagellar motor switch protein FliN produces the protein MDSKNFSAFEIDAIGEILNISLGASATAVSTMLNARVDITTPVVKVLSKEEFEISNLEPAVGVEITYIAGLSGSNIMLLKRHDVKVIVDMLMGMETPEEEFELNELNISAICEVMNQMMGASATALSEFLGKVVNISTPSSFEIGDVNDFKEKYYDNDEYMVVVGFTLKIADQLESEFINVMTPDLAKELVRGFLPQEMLEPIPEPVQIPKPAQIPEPVPIPEPVIETKTELREPASGGILSQEEIEKLLSGSFGGDEPINAEPPADKETAGGSQEIPQMTGDNQMAVQQMMDQIQTQQQMMSQMQQMISQLQSEQQNMRKTGSPEPKTINVRPIPQNSLKDGDIRFEEQEENRELIMGVPLEVSVEIGRTRKLVKEILEFTKGSLVILDKLAGEQVDLYVNGRCIAKGDVVVVDDNFGIRITEITKKNGE, from the coding sequence ATGGATTCAAAGAATTTTAGCGCATTTGAAATTGATGCCATAGGTGAAATACTGAATATAAGCCTTGGTGCCTCGGCCACTGCAGTATCTACCATGCTCAATGCCAGAGTTGACATTACCACACCGGTGGTAAAGGTTTTGTCAAAGGAAGAATTTGAAATTTCTAACCTGGAGCCGGCAGTAGGGGTGGAGATTACATATATTGCAGGACTTAGCGGAAGCAACATTATGCTTTTAAAGAGGCATGACGTAAAAGTGATTGTAGATATGCTCATGGGCATGGAAACGCCAGAGGAAGAGTTTGAATTAAATGAACTGAACATCAGCGCCATCTGTGAAGTTATGAATCAGATGATGGGGGCTTCTGCAACGGCACTTTCCGAGTTTTTAGGCAAAGTAGTTAATATTTCGACACCCAGTTCTTTTGAGATCGGTGATGTAAATGATTTCAAGGAAAAGTATTATGACAATGATGAATACATGGTTGTTGTCGGATTTACTTTAAAAATTGCGGACCAGCTGGAAAGTGAATTTATTAACGTAATGACTCCTGATCTTGCAAAAGAACTGGTAAGAGGATTTTTACCCCAGGAAATGCTGGAACCAATTCCGGAACCAGTACAAATTCCGAAACCAGCGCAAATTCCGGAGCCAGTACCAATTCCGGAACCAGTCATAGAGACGAAAACGGAATTAAGGGAACCGGCTTCAGGCGGAATCTTATCTCAGGAAGAGATTGAAAAGTTGTTGTCAGGCAGTTTTGGAGGCGATGAGCCAATAAATGCTGAACCGCCTGCCGACAAAGAGACGGCTGGGGGAAGTCAGGAAATACCGCAGATGACAGGAGATAACCAGATGGCAGTACAGCAGATGATGGATCAAATACAGACGCAGCAGCAGATGATGAGTCAAATGCAGCAGATGATATCACAACTGCAAAGCGAACAGCAAAATATGAGAAAAACAGGGTCTCCGGAGCCTAAGACCATAAATGTGAGACCTATCCCTCAAAATAGCTTAAAAGATGGAGACATTCGGTTTGAGGAGCAGGAGGAAAACCGGGAACTGATCATGGGAGTGCCCCTTGAGGTGTCTGTTGAAATTGGCAGAACCAGAAAGCTGGTAAAGGAGATTCTTGAATTTACCAAAGGGTCCCTTGTTATCCTTGATAAGCTGGCAGGAGAGCAGGTCGATTTATATGTAAATGGCCGCTGCATTGCAAAAGGCGATGTTGTAGTTGTAGATGATAATTTTGGCATCCGTATTACAGAGATTACTAAAAAGAATGGAGAATAG
- the flhA gene encoding flagellar biosynthesis protein FlhA → MKTLLKNSVVVFVILIVLLLIIPLPPFFVDVMIIINISLSMIILLITMNIKEPLEFSIFPALLLVTTLLRLGLNVSSTRNILSNQGSSGQVIKAFGDFVLQGNVVVGFIIFLIIVLVNFLVITKGTERVSEVAARFTLDAMPGKQMAIDADLSSGLINEQEAKLRRYKVQKEADFYGAMDGATKFVKGDAIMSLITTAINFIGGAIIGMVQSNLEFGQVMSIYSIATVGDGLVSQVPALLIATATGMVVTRAVSEGTLNDDVSSQFMAQPRAIMLTGFVMIVLMLVPGMPKIQLAVMAAVLIIAGYQLGHKVRQSASGLPETALAMAAPEEAAQGASDEESYYRDVNNVYALINVEPIEMEFGYSLIPLIDESSGGKMINRIVIFRRQYAQDMGLVIPSVRLRDSSSLNTNQYVIKIRGEEVSRGEILVDYYLALEPPALSGEVDGIETVEPAYGIPSKWIRPENKEMAEIYGYTVIDPLSVMLTHLSETIRQHAYELLGRQEVMQLLENVKKHSPELVDELFPNQFTYGSIQKILINLLKEGVPVKDMETILATIADSLPTTRDMDVITENIRIALKRTITRMFCEGGQMKVLTLDAELEKNIIGSMAKGEQGIYLALSPDVMQSVIGQVGEKMKKFADLEQKPVILTSQVVRLYFYRLIEQFYPNAYVLSFNEIANNIQIQAIGNITL, encoded by the coding sequence ATGAAGACATTACTGAAAAATTCTGTAGTAGTATTTGTCATTTTGATCGTACTTCTATTGATTATTCCATTGCCTCCGTTTTTTGTGGACGTAATGATTATTATAAATATTTCCCTTTCCATGATTATCTTGCTGATAACCATGAACATAAAAGAACCTTTGGAATTTTCAATCTTTCCGGCCCTGCTTTTGGTGACTACCCTGCTTCGTCTGGGATTGAATGTGTCTTCCACGAGAAATATTTTGTCTAATCAGGGATCCTCAGGACAGGTAATCAAAGCCTTCGGTGATTTCGTTTTACAGGGAAATGTTGTTGTTGGTTTTATCATATTCCTCATTATCGTTCTGGTAAACTTCCTGGTTATTACAAAGGGAACGGAACGTGTATCAGAAGTTGCGGCCAGGTTTACCTTAGACGCCATGCCTGGTAAACAGATGGCCATTGATGCGGATTTAAGCTCCGGTCTGATCAATGAGCAGGAAGCAAAGCTGAGACGGTATAAGGTACAGAAGGAAGCAGATTTCTACGGGGCCATGGATGGTGCCACGAAGTTTGTAAAGGGAGATGCTATCATGTCCCTGATCACCACTGCCATTAACTTTATTGGCGGTGCCATTATCGGCATGGTGCAATCAAATCTGGAGTTTGGACAGGTGATGTCCATTTATTCCATAGCCACGGTGGGTGATGGACTTGTTTCCCAGGTCCCGGCTCTTCTGATCGCTACGGCCACCGGTATGGTGGTAACCAGAGCCGTATCGGAAGGTACATTAAATGACGACGTATCCAGTCAGTTCATGGCTCAGCCCAGGGCGATTATGCTTACTGGTTTTGTTATGATCGTATTAATGCTGGTACCTGGAATGCCTAAGATTCAGTTGGCGGTTATGGCAGCGGTGCTTATTATAGCTGGTTATCAGTTAGGACATAAGGTTCGGCAGTCAGCCTCCGGCCTTCCGGAAACGGCGTTAGCTATGGCAGCGCCCGAAGAAGCGGCACAGGGTGCTTCCGACGAAGAGTCCTACTACCGGGATGTGAACAATGTTTACGCTCTTATAAACGTTGAACCTATTGAGATGGAATTTGGCTATAGTCTGATCCCGCTGATCGACGAGAGCAGTGGTGGAAAGATGATCAACCGGATTGTTATTTTCAGAAGACAGTATGCACAGGATATGGGACTTGTCATTCCTTCCGTCAGGCTTAGAGACAGTTCCAGTTTAAACACCAATCAGTATGTTATAAAGATCAGAGGGGAAGAAGTGTCCAGGGGAGAAATTTTAGTGGATTATTATCTGGCATTGGAACCTCCCGCTCTTTCTGGTGAAGTTGATGGAATTGAAACCGTGGAGCCGGCTTATGGAATTCCCAGTAAATGGATCAGGCCTGAAAACAAAGAAATGGCGGAAATTTACGGCTATACCGTTATTGATCCACTTTCTGTTATGCTGACTCATTTATCAGAGACCATCAGGCAGCACGCTTATGAACTGTTAGGGCGGCAGGAAGTTATGCAGTTGCTGGAAAATGTGAAGAAACATTCTCCGGAGCTGGTGGACGAACTATTCCCGAACCAGTTTACATATGGCAGCATTCAGAAAATTCTCATTAACCTTTTGAAGGAAGGGGTTCCAGTGAAGGACATGGAAACGATTCTGGCAACCATAGCAGATTCTCTTCCGACCACCAGGGATATGGATGTGATTACAGAGAACATCAGAATTGCATTAAAGAGGACCATAACCAGAATGTTCTGCGAAGGAGGACAGATGAAGGTACTCACCCTGGATGCAGAGCTGGAGAAAAACATTATAGGCAGTATGGCAAAAGGAGAACAGGGCATCTATCTGGCCCTCAGCCCGGATGTCATGCAGTCTGTGATTGGACAGGTGGGAGAGAAGATGAAGAAATTTGCGGATTTAGAGCAGAAGCCAGTGATACTCACAAGCCAGGTTGTAAGGCTCTATTTCTACCGATTGATCGAGCAGTTTTATCCCAATGCCTATGTCCTTTCCTTTAATGAGATTGCAAACAATATTCAGATTCAGGCAATCGGGAATATTACCCTTTGA
- a CDS encoding OmpA/MotB family protein, translating to MIKRNKQPEESGSWMDTYGDMVTLLLCFFVLLYSMSSMDQSKWKKLVQSFNPSALESIESNANESEGEFRGDQTKEEVTDFDALYTALKEMVEERGMQDSVEITRGDGFTFISFRDKVFFDGDSSVLRQEGKDILEQFAVAMTQVDSSIKEVQVLGHTSQGDPNRPNNVRNDRMLSAQRSAEVVIFLQSRHAVSPEKLVSASYGQFRPIAPFDTEDGRAQNRRVEILITKNDTVEKSLEEYYNQIYQDYQNVPVN from the coding sequence ATGATTAAGAGAAATAAGCAGCCGGAGGAATCTGGAAGCTGGATGGATACATATGGGGACATGGTTACTTTGCTGCTGTGTTTTTTCGTTCTTCTGTATTCCATGTCGTCCATGGATCAGAGCAAATGGAAGAAATTAGTGCAGAGCTTTAATCCCAGTGCTTTGGAAAGTATAGAGTCCAATGCCAACGAAAGCGAGGGGGAATTCCGTGGAGACCAGACAAAAGAAGAGGTCACGGATTTTGACGCACTATATACGGCTCTGAAAGAAATGGTTGAAGAGAGAGGAATGCAGGATTCTGTAGAAATTACCCGAGGAGACGGTTTCACTTTTATTTCATTCCGCGATAAAGTGTTTTTTGACGGAGACAGTTCTGTGCTTCGGCAAGAGGGTAAGGATATCCTTGAGCAGTTTGCTGTCGCAATGACGCAGGTGGATTCTTCCATAAAAGAAGTACAGGTTTTGGGACACACTTCCCAGGGAGACCCAAACAGGCCCAACAATGTCCGCAATGACAGGATGCTTTCTGCTCAGCGTTCCGCAGAGGTTGTTATCTTTCTTCAAAGCAGACATGCTGTTTCACCGGAAAAACTGGTGAGCGCCAGCTATGGTCAGTTCCGTCCCATTGCGCCTTTTGATACGGAAGATGGGAGGGCGCAGAACCGCCGCGTGGAAATATTGATAACCAAGAATGATACGGTAGAAAAATCCCTGGAAGAGTATTACAACCAGATATATCAGGATTATCAGAACGTGCCGGTTAATTAA
- the fliR gene encoding flagellar biosynthetic protein FliR, with product MPEIGQMMLFSLIFMRMSGFILLNPIWGRKNIPAQVKGGMIMVFTLLIYSFSSAQVPEPVNSIEFAVLLLKELAVGFAIGFVMELFLMIITFAGTIMDFQMGLSMAMIYDPQTNAQIALTGTLYQAYFILLFFAVDGHLALFRLLINSAEIVPYGQVVLGSRAAWAMLEIFIQCITMAVKFAFPLIAIEFLTEIAVGVLMKIIPQINVFVVNIQAKIAIGFIMLIFLFSPMTDYVGGVISQMLLTVQDIIRLL from the coding sequence ATGCCGGAAATAGGACAGATGATGCTGTTTTCCCTTATTTTTATGAGAATGTCAGGTTTTATTCTTTTGAACCCTATTTGGGGCAGAAAAAATATTCCGGCACAGGTCAAGGGCGGCATGATCATGGTATTTACGCTGCTTATTTATTCTTTTTCCTCGGCCCAGGTGCCCGAACCTGTGAATTCCATTGAATTTGCAGTGCTTCTTTTAAAAGAATTAGCTGTAGGGTTTGCCATTGGCTTTGTCATGGAATTATTTCTTATGATCATTACATTTGCCGGGACAATTATGGATTTTCAGATGGGATTGTCCATGGCAATGATCTATGACCCTCAGACCAACGCTCAGATTGCTCTTACGGGAACGCTTTATCAGGCGTATTTTATTCTGTTGTTCTTTGCGGTGGATGGCCATCTGGCACTGTTTCGGCTGCTTATAAATTCAGCTGAGATAGTTCCTTACGGACAGGTCGTGTTGGGAAGCCGTGCGGCGTGGGCAATGCTGGAAATTTTTATTCAATGTATTACTATGGCTGTAAAGTTTGCATTTCCTTTAATTGCCATTGAATTTTTAACTGAGATTGCAGTTGGGGTTTTAATGAAAATAATTCCTCAGATCAACGTGTTTGTTGTAAACATACAGGCTAAGATCGCAATTGGTTTCATAATGCTGATTTTTCTGTTTTCTCCTATGACGGATTATGTAGGCGGTGTGATAAGCCAGATGCTTTTAACAGTTCAGGATATAATCAGACTCTTATAA
- the flhB gene encoding flagellar biosynthesis protein FlhB, producing MQDPSKTEKASPKKRRDERKKGHVAMSKDVVMIASLLGTFVLLKILFPFMYRTIRDYMIKYLSLAPGVENLSDYSAGIFADTAWSVLKAALPILLAGIVLAVLGTGVQTRFLFTKSNLAPKFSRLNPIQGIKNIISLKSLIELLKNLLKITILGIILYQIIKGDLTPIARTIDMDLKDSSVYVLSAIMDMVFRVSLIFLAVAGFDFFYQRWDYERQIRMSKQELKEEFKQTEGNPEIKGRIRSLQRERARSRMMQSVPEADVIIRNPTHFAVALRYDIEKDNAPVLLAKGQDELALRIVAIGEEHGVYVIENKPLARGIFAATQVGNEIPSEYYGMVAEILVYVYRMNNKIIE from the coding sequence ATGCAGGATCCTTCAAAAACCGAAAAGGCCTCACCGAAAAAACGGCGGGATGAACGAAAAAAGGGTCATGTTGCCATGAGTAAGGATGTAGTTATGATAGCTTCCTTACTTGGAACCTTCGTGCTGCTGAAAATTTTATTTCCTTTTATGTATCGGACCATACGGGATTATATGATTAAATATTTAAGCCTGGCTCCCGGGGTGGAGAATCTGTCTGATTATTCCGCCGGTATTTTTGCAGATACAGCGTGGTCGGTTTTAAAAGCAGCTCTCCCCATTCTTTTGGCAGGTATTGTACTGGCTGTACTGGGAACCGGGGTACAAACAAGATTTTTGTTTACAAAAAGTAATTTAGCCCCAAAGTTTAGCCGGTTAAATCCTATACAGGGGATAAAAAATATTATTTCTTTAAAAAGCCTGATAGAACTTTTGAAAAATTTGCTGAAGATTACCATACTTGGAATCATCCTGTATCAAATCATAAAAGGTGATTTAACACCTATAGCAAGAACCATTGATATGGACTTAAAAGATTCTTCTGTGTATGTGCTGAGTGCCATTATGGATATGGTCTTCAGGGTTTCTCTTATCTTCCTGGCCGTTGCTGGCTTTGACTTCTTTTATCAGCGGTGGGATTATGAACGCCAGATCAGAATGTCAAAGCAGGAACTAAAAGAGGAATTCAAGCAGACAGAAGGAAATCCTGAAATTAAGGGACGTATCCGAAGCCTCCAAAGAGAGAGGGCCCGTTCCAGGATGATGCAGTCGGTCCCTGAAGCGGATGTGATCATACGTAACCCCACCCATTTTGCGGTGGCTCTGCGCTATGACATAGAGAAGGATAATGCTCCTGTTCTATTGGCCAAGGGCCAGGATGAACTGGCTTTGAGGATTGTAGCGATAGGCGAGGAACATGGGGTATATGTGATTGAAAATAAACCTTTGGCAAGAGGCATTTTTGCCGCTACCCAGGTAGGGAACGAGATTCCTTCGGAATACTATGGTATGGTCGCTGAAATCCTGGTGTATGTATACCGCATGAATAACAAGATCATAGAATAA
- a CDS encoding flagellar biosynthetic protein FliO: MISLFSALLLTVVILYLSYLFTRSLGKGVVLKRGGTCMQMLDRLPLGQDKAVAIVRVGNHYYLIGIASSQITLLSELSEEDIPEGGSSQTQFTGAEGYESFKKLLKKYTDRHRDDV, from the coding sequence GTGATTAGTCTGTTTTCTGCGCTGCTCCTTACCGTTGTAATTCTGTATTTGAGTTATCTATTTACCAGAAGCCTTGGAAAAGGAGTCGTACTAAAGCGGGGAGGAACCTGCATGCAGATGTTGGACAGGCTTCCCCTGGGGCAGGATAAAGCAGTAGCGATCGTACGTGTAGGGAATCACTATTATCTTATCGGCATTGCTTCTTCTCAGATAACCCTTCTTTCTGAACTTTCGGAGGAAGACATTCCGGAGGGCGGGTCTTCCCAGACCCAATTCACAGGTGCAGAAGGATATGAAAGTTTTAAAAAATTATTAAAAAAATATACAGACAGACACAGGGATGATGTGTAA
- a CDS encoding motility protein A has protein sequence MDVSLIVGWVLGIVLIIYGIGADKLVNFVDIPSVIIVVGGTVAALIASFPFKTLAQIPKHIGIMISSNRYNSEAVIHTLVDMAKTARKKGLLVLEEQASTIKDPFLKQSVMLIVDAMDAEKIREMLESEVAAMIDRHEQDVSIYDRGSGVAPAFGMIGTLVGLVNMLKSMDMSGNGSNSLGADMSVALITTFYGCILAHLLFNPMGKKLRIRNEEEVLYKQIIIEGVLSIQAGDNPKYLEEKLLSYLSQKQQGKITMKKPVNEGSVNAD, from the coding sequence ATGGATGTATCATTGATCGTTGGCTGGGTGCTGGGAATCGTATTGATTATCTACGGAATCGGCGCAGATAAGCTGGTGAATTTTGTGGACATACCCAGTGTTATCATTGTTGTGGGAGGTACTGTGGCAGCATTGATAGCCAGCTTTCCGTTTAAGACCCTGGCTCAGATTCCAAAACACATCGGAATTATGATCAGTTCCAACCGGTACAATTCGGAAGCCGTGATTCATACACTGGTGGATATGGCAAAAACGGCTAGAAAAAAGGGGCTTTTGGTTCTGGAAGAGCAGGCTTCTACCATCAAGGATCCTTTTCTGAAACAAAGTGTAATGTTAATTGTAGATGCCATGGATGCAGAAAAGATCAGGGAGATGCTGGAAAGTGAAGTGGCAGCGATGATAGACCGTCACGAGCAGGATGTCAGCATCTATGACAGAGGATCAGGAGTGGCTCCGGCCTTCGGAATGATTGGTACGCTGGTAGGATTGGTTAATATGTTAAAAAGTATGGATATGTCTGGAAACGGATCAAACAGCCTTGGGGCTGACATGTCTGTGGCTTTGATCACCACATTTTACGGCTGTATTCTGGCTCATCTGCTGTTTAATCCAATGGGCAAGAAGCTCCGGATCCGGAATGAGGAAGAAGTACTATATAAGCAGATTATTATTGAAGGTGTTTTATCCATTCAGGCGGGAGATAATCCCAAGTACCTGGAGGAAAAGCTGTTATCTTACCTGTCTCAGAAGCAGCAGGGAAAAATCACAATGAAAAAGCCCGTTAATGAAGGAAGCGTAAATGCTGACTAA